A window of Exiguobacterium sp. FSL W8-0210 contains these coding sequences:
- a CDS encoding response regulator, which translates to MARILLAEDEDVLRMLVLDTLEDEGYTIDEATDGDEAYQKIMNAEYDLVLLDYMMPGMTGIEVIEKVRQHPDKQHLKIMMLTAKSQQSDRERAEEIGANYFFSKPFSPLKLIDVVGGILSDYKVD; encoded by the coding sequence ATGGCACGTATTTTATTAGCAGAAGACGAAGATGTCTTACGAATGTTGGTACTTGATACACTGGAAGATGAAGGGTATACGATCGATGAAGCGACGGACGGGGACGAAGCGTATCAAAAAATCATGAACGCTGAATACGATCTTGTTCTACTCGATTACATGATGCCTGGAATGACAGGAATTGAAGTCATCGAAAAAGTCAGACAACATCCGGATAAGCAACATTTAAAAATCATGATGCTGACGGCTAAAAGTCAACAATCCGACCGGGAACGCGCGGAAGAAATCGGTGCGAACTATTTCTTCTCAAAACCTTTTAGTCCTCTAAAGTTGATTGATGTAGTAGGAGGAATACTGAGTGATTACAAAGTGGATTAA
- the addB gene encoding helicase-exonuclease AddAB subunit AddB has product MNHMHIGRAGSGKTTQLIERVVQELEQRPLGEKMYFIVPDQMSFEMERRIATDERIAGLVRLEVMSLRRFAFHILRDYGNQTIPFLDETGTQLLLRQVVEESEDELKIFKRTKNMPGFFQGLDELIASFKRSLIEPDMLRQVSDRSLERSSKLNDLALIYDRFTERIVDKALHADDYYTTLLELLPKARLDQATIIVDGFYEFSLQEQQVLLALMQQVAEMHISFTMDATDPYAKQTSFGVSQRCYMQLIGQMQELSIPYEEILYDQPIKFQSEGLRHLEQALLKPGYPPVDHDIEGFQMTAAVNRQVEAESAVRKVIQLVRQKGYRFHEMAFVVRHLEPYADHLERAFHMYDVPYFLDQRESMVHHPLVDLIQSALDIVTSGYREETVFRLLKTELLPIPAEDARLALDRFETFVLERGIKGSMWQQPWQLKRRLAEEVRLTEEELAQEEELNHLRTFVVDLIEPLHRRLKQAKTMSAYTKGLYQFLEEQKIAERLMEWRKQALEQDQLLVAREHDQVYEAILHLFEQLEAAAPEHTLSTDLFVQMVETGLESLRFALVPPSLDQVIATDYVRGRLQRVKVVFLLGANDGLIPFVQDQSKLLSENDHDFLHEHGIPVGKASLDVFDDELFYLYQGMMAPSEALYVSYALVDEEGKALQPAAITKQLKRQLLLDRPIKTHFAEAGEHAPQEQLDFVTSPERAAAATAIELRRLQRRYPIQPIWFEVYNTLLENGRGRERMGLFSSALFYQNQAEALPEGLAHRLYGDSLQASVSRFETYNACSYKHFARYGLRLRERKLYKFEAPDIGNLFHGALNDLSLSIKASGRQWRELDGETCGTLAKEAVEKVTPEIQNAILMSSSRFGYIKKKLTDVVEQTAKMLVEQAKRTDFEPDLFEISFGNATFPPLRFTLPDGTEIEFTGRIDRIDQATIGDQLYVRIIDYKSSARGLDFAEIYYGLAIQMLLYLKTVVEQSELLYQQQAKPAGALYFHVKNPMLRGDLSADEAERNRLLLESYQMQGVILENDEVLRAMDHIAYDERKKSPLVKVTFTKNGLHKTQTKGVVQEEDLSALMDHAWEALKDSSQDIYDGDIAINPFDYQERTPCSFCEYRSVCQFDESLGNQYRPLKPMSEKEVLERLKEEEE; this is encoded by the coding sequence ATGAACCATATGCATATTGGTCGTGCCGGGAGTGGAAAAACGACACAATTGATCGAGCGCGTCGTACAAGAACTCGAGCAACGACCACTAGGGGAGAAGATGTATTTCATCGTTCCAGATCAGATGTCATTTGAAATGGAGCGGCGGATTGCGACAGATGAACGGATAGCAGGTCTTGTTCGTCTTGAGGTCATGAGTCTACGGCGCTTTGCGTTTCATATCTTACGCGATTACGGGAATCAAACGATTCCATTTCTTGATGAGACGGGGACACAGCTATTACTGCGACAGGTCGTTGAGGAATCAGAAGACGAACTGAAGATTTTTAAACGAACTAAAAACATGCCTGGATTTTTCCAAGGACTTGATGAGCTCATTGCGTCGTTTAAACGTTCGTTGATTGAGCCAGACATGTTGCGTCAAGTGAGTGATCGCTCTCTCGAACGGTCATCGAAATTAAACGATCTTGCGTTGATTTATGATCGCTTTACGGAACGAATTGTCGATAAAGCACTCCATGCAGACGATTACTATACGACGTTGCTCGAATTGCTTCCCAAAGCGCGACTGGATCAAGCGACGATCATCGTCGACGGATTTTATGAATTTTCGCTCCAGGAACAACAAGTTTTACTCGCCTTGATGCAACAAGTGGCTGAAATGCATATTAGTTTTACAATGGACGCAACGGATCCTTATGCGAAACAAACTTCTTTTGGTGTGTCTCAGCGGTGCTACATGCAATTGATCGGTCAGATGCAGGAACTGTCGATTCCATATGAAGAAATTTTGTATGATCAACCAATCAAGTTTCAATCAGAAGGACTACGACATTTGGAGCAGGCCTTGTTGAAGCCGGGATATCCTCCTGTCGATCATGACATTGAGGGCTTTCAGATGACAGCTGCAGTTAACCGTCAAGTTGAAGCAGAATCAGCCGTGCGGAAAGTGATTCAACTCGTTCGACAAAAAGGGTATCGGTTTCATGAGATGGCATTCGTCGTGCGACATCTTGAGCCGTATGCGGATCACTTGGAACGAGCCTTCCACATGTATGATGTTCCATATTTCTTGGATCAACGTGAGTCGATGGTTCATCATCCACTCGTTGACTTGATTCAATCTGCTTTGGACATCGTAACGTCGGGTTATCGGGAAGAAACGGTCTTTCGTTTGCTGAAGACGGAGCTCTTGCCGATTCCCGCGGAAGATGCGCGTCTAGCGCTCGATCGTTTTGAGACCTTCGTGCTCGAACGCGGCATCAAAGGGTCGATGTGGCAACAACCGTGGCAATTAAAGCGGCGCCTAGCAGAGGAAGTTCGCTTAACGGAAGAGGAGCTTGCGCAAGAAGAAGAACTGAACCATTTACGAACATTCGTCGTCGACTTGATTGAACCGTTGCACCGCCGGCTGAAACAGGCGAAGACGATGAGCGCGTATACGAAAGGTCTGTATCAATTCCTTGAAGAACAAAAAATTGCAGAACGTTTAATGGAATGGCGTAAGCAAGCACTAGAGCAGGATCAATTACTTGTTGCGCGCGAGCATGATCAAGTATATGAAGCGATACTTCATCTATTCGAGCAGCTAGAAGCTGCTGCGCCTGAGCATACCTTATCAACGGATTTGTTCGTCCAGATGGTCGAGACAGGACTTGAGAGCCTTCGTTTTGCGCTTGTTCCGCCATCGCTCGATCAAGTCATCGCGACGGACTATGTCCGTGGACGATTACAACGAGTAAAAGTCGTCTTTTTACTCGGAGCGAATGATGGTCTGATTCCGTTCGTTCAAGATCAATCAAAGTTACTGTCCGAAAATGATCATGACTTCTTACATGAACATGGTATTCCGGTTGGAAAAGCATCTCTTGATGTGTTTGATGATGAGCTGTTTTACCTGTATCAAGGGATGATGGCTCCAAGTGAAGCCTTGTATGTTAGTTACGCACTTGTCGATGAAGAAGGAAAGGCGCTTCAGCCGGCAGCGATCACAAAACAATTAAAACGACAACTGTTGCTCGATCGTCCGATTAAGACGCACTTTGCGGAAGCTGGGGAACACGCACCGCAAGAACAACTTGATTTCGTGACGAGTCCAGAGCGTGCGGCAGCAGCGACAGCGATTGAACTTCGGCGTCTTCAACGACGTTATCCGATTCAGCCGATTTGGTTCGAGGTGTACAATACGCTTCTCGAAAACGGACGGGGACGTGAACGGATGGGGTTATTCTCGAGTGCCTTGTTCTATCAAAATCAAGCGGAAGCGTTACCGGAAGGGTTGGCGCATCGTCTATATGGTGATTCACTGCAAGCGAGCGTTTCGCGTTTTGAGACCTATAACGCCTGCTCGTATAAGCATTTTGCTCGGTATGGGCTTCGTTTGCGCGAGCGAAAGCTTTATAAATTCGAAGCACCGGACATCGGAAATCTGTTCCACGGCGCATTAAATGATCTATCGCTCAGTATTAAAGCTTCTGGACGTCAGTGGCGAGAGCTTGACGGCGAGACATGTGGAACACTTGCGAAGGAAGCTGTCGAGAAAGTGACACCGGAAATTCAGAACGCGATTTTGATGAGTTCGAGTCGGTTCGGTTATATCAAGAAAAAATTAACCGATGTTGTGGAACAGACTGCGAAAATGCTCGTTGAGCAGGCGAAACGAACGGATTTTGAACCGGATTTATTTGAAATCAGTTTTGGGAACGCGACCTTCCCACCATTACGCTTTACGTTACCAGATGGAACGGAAATCGAATTCACGGGTCGGATCGACCGGATTGATCAGGCGACGATCGGGGATCAGTTATACGTTCGCATCATTGACTACAAATCAAGTGCGCGGGGACTGGATTTTGCGGAAATCTATTATGGGCTCGCCATTCAGATGTTGCTGTATTTGAAGACAGTCGTGGAACAGTCGGAATTGCTCTATCAACAGCAGGCAAAACCTGCGGGTGCGCTTTATTTCCATGTCAAGAATCCGATGTTACGAGGCGATTTATCTGCTGATGAAGCAGAACGTAATCGACTATTGCTCGAGTCCTATCAAATGCAGGGCGTCATTCTCGAGAATGATGAAGTACTGCGGGCTATGGATCATATTGCGTACGATGAACGAAAAAAATCACCACTCGTCAAAGTGACATTCACGAAAAACGGACTCCATAAGACACAGACGAAAGGTGTCGTGCAGGAGGAGGATTTATCGGCGCTGATGGACCATGCATGGGAGGCGTTAAAAGACAGCAGCCAGGATATTTATGATGGAGATATCGCCATCAATCCATTTGATTATCAGGAACGGACACCTTGCAGCTTCTGCGAATACCGATCGGTCTGTCAATTCGATGAGTCACTTGGGAATCAGTATCGCCCATTAAAACCGATGTCTGAAAAAGAAGTGCTGGAACGGTTGAAGGAGGAAGAAGAATGA
- a CDS encoding HAMP domain-containing sensor histidine kinase, translating to MKNRSLGFQIWAMFLLVIVTLSAVILLVIRSSIGNFIDEQVYSTLENSEVFFSKDASVIEMLQDNPIEFDRRKQESRSVNILLLSKNGKLYYGGAPQQLINQMYRDAIDQKTVTAKYTTRLDKEDVYYSIRKIEDSGETYYRVSYVWDAYRQELITQLFSKIGFVVIIGSIFTLFIAFWLARRLTQPLVEIEGAVGKIAAQKWDTPLPLDRGDEIGRLARSVDAMRMDLEKQDKAQKSLLQNISHDLKTPIMVIRSYAQSISDGIYPDGDLTGSVSVIDEEAERLEKKVAALLYVTKLDYFELDRSTWDNVDIDRMVHLLKNRFSGTKSLEWHVSGEAGIVLGEGEQLRVALENVMDNAIRYAETRIDIRLSGTADQVHIEIENDGPPLDGSSPLFHQFSRGKEGKFGLGLYIVKRIVERHDGTVAIENRSAGNGVGKVCVIFNFPRHFIEQEEKKPKEF from the coding sequence ATGAAAAATCGTAGTCTCGGATTTCAGATTTGGGCGATGTTTCTGCTCGTCATCGTCACATTATCTGCAGTCATTCTCCTTGTCATCCGCTCATCGATCGGAAATTTCATCGATGAACAGGTCTATTCGACGCTTGAGAATAGTGAGGTCTTCTTCTCGAAGGATGCCTCTGTCATCGAGATGCTACAAGATAATCCGATTGAATTCGATCGTCGGAAACAAGAATCTCGATCAGTTAATATCCTATTGCTATCTAAGAACGGAAAACTTTATTACGGTGGGGCACCGCAACAACTGATCAATCAGATGTACCGTGATGCAATTGATCAAAAAACAGTTACGGCAAAGTATACAACGCGTCTTGATAAAGAAGATGTATACTACAGTATTCGAAAAATCGAGGATAGTGGTGAAACGTACTATCGTGTCTCCTATGTTTGGGATGCGTATCGACAAGAACTGATTACGCAGTTATTCTCGAAAATCGGATTCGTCGTCATCATTGGAAGTATCTTTACGCTATTCATTGCCTTTTGGTTAGCGCGACGGTTGACACAACCACTCGTCGAAATCGAGGGAGCGGTCGGGAAGATCGCGGCTCAGAAATGGGATACACCACTTCCACTTGATCGCGGGGATGAAATCGGACGACTCGCACGATCCGTTGATGCGATGCGGATGGATCTTGAAAAACAAGATAAGGCACAAAAATCATTACTTCAAAACATCTCCCATGATTTGAAGACACCGATCATGGTCATCCGAAGTTATGCTCAATCCATCTCAGACGGGATTTATCCGGATGGTGATTTGACCGGATCCGTATCCGTCATTGATGAAGAAGCGGAGCGGTTGGAGAAAAAAGTCGCAGCTCTACTTTATGTCACGAAGCTCGACTATTTCGAGCTCGATCGTTCAACGTGGGACAATGTTGACATCGACCGGATGGTGCATCTGTTGAAAAATCGCTTTTCTGGGACGAAGTCACTTGAATGGCATGTTAGTGGAGAAGCGGGAATCGTTCTTGGTGAAGGAGAGCAGTTACGTGTTGCGCTCGAAAATGTCATGGACAATGCGATTCGTTATGCCGAAACACGAATCGATATCCGATTGTCCGGAACAGCGGATCAGGTGCATATCGAAATCGAAAATGACGGACCACCGCTTGACGGCTCCTCGCCACTGTTCCATCAATTCTCACGTGGCAAGGAAGGAAAGTTTGGGCTTGGTCTCTATATCGTCAAACGGATCGTTGAGCGTCATGATGGAACGGTCGCAATCGAAAACCGTTCTGCGGGAAATGGAGTTGGAAAAGTTTGTGTGATTTTTAATTTCCCACGTCATTTTATTGAGCAAGAGGAAAAAAAACCAAAAGAATTTTAA
- the addA gene encoding helicase-exonuclease AddAB subunit AddA has translation MSVRWTEEQQQAISARGGHILVSAAAGSGKTAVLVERLTQRLIDPEDELSADRILVATFTNAAAREMKTRVIEVMDQRIKEAPDDLYLKKQRQLMNRAQITTIHSFCLSILRENYYRIGLDPAFRIADESELLLLQDDVLEAVFETFYASEDPGFYDLIDSYTSDRDDQAMLSLISNLYRFSRSLPDPEAFYAHLISQYDQPIDPDDSPLMQRLVELEWETLSNLLGRYRELAFELEQSGYTEMGQMMRQDMAPFGVLETSARRWSMVAFAFQAVEFGRWKSPRGDEGIKPFQTERTRLVAEFKKMKELFVQKTGVDYLEDLRSQLRHVETIVTLVRQFANDYLEAKQQRGIVDFSDLEHFALEILTDEGQPSDVAKLLKERFVEVLVDEYQDTNEVQERIIQLVSKTDEATGNLFMVGDVKQSIYKFRHAEPGLFLEKFKRFQQTDVGTRIDLTKNFRSRLEVLDGTNQIFRQVMDETVGEIDYDEAAHLRLGNLSYLESEQVAPELLLIDPLDSEKEEVEARAIATRILELVDSKHPHLIYDAKANRFRTCEYRDIVVLARSRGKRVQALVEVLEQYEIPVYADTTGGYFQATEIQIMMALLKTIDNPLQDIPLASLLRSPIFSVADRDLGRIRAKQKEGSFYEAALAMASEESELGIRIDEIIRQIQAWRTEARGSALPTFIRSLFDQTGYFEYVGCLAGGRSRQANLNALYERAKQYETSGYRGLYRFLRLINRLIERGEDFAEARSLGEDEDVVRIMTIHQSKGLEFPVTIVSQLTKQFNKQDQMQAIQLHKTYGIALDAIDPIRRLRSGTLLKEVIRREMDREMKAEEMRVLYVAMTRAKEKLILVGTVKDLEDQMATWQMTPPDEVLLPENDRRQAKSYAEWVVPAVLRSSLLRPDETNWSIRAMSLEELAPYQEISTLVEQLEHVQQLEKIDVPVNSHVKEIVESAFSYQYPHLLATETAAKQTVTELKRAEQLERAAFETTYRQTTYYRTPQFLGPVLSGAERGTVLHLAMQLYEPDIALTQQIDQWEATERITPIEATTMREATAQLQGFLDSEIGRLFDERLRTNHVYRELPFTYKIEAARFRKDWTGPSDDAVMQGIVDCLIQDGESYILLDYKSDQIVTTEVGQTPADMLRERYATQLNLYQEALEAILHIRISRKAIYAFALGETIDLV, from the coding sequence ATGAGTGTGCGTTGGACAGAAGAACAACAACAAGCTATTTCAGCGAGAGGAGGACATATCTTAGTTTCAGCAGCTGCTGGATCAGGAAAGACCGCTGTCCTTGTCGAGCGACTGACGCAACGTTTGATCGATCCCGAAGATGAGCTGTCAGCGGATCGTATACTAGTTGCCACCTTTACGAATGCGGCAGCGCGTGAGATGAAGACGCGGGTCATCGAGGTCATGGATCAGCGTATCAAAGAGGCGCCGGATGATTTGTATCTAAAAAAGCAGCGTCAACTGATGAACCGGGCCCAAATCACGACGATCCATTCATTTTGTCTATCGATTCTACGCGAGAATTATTACCGGATCGGTTTGGATCCGGCATTTCGGATAGCTGACGAATCTGAATTGTTATTACTGCAAGACGATGTCTTAGAAGCAGTCTTCGAGACGTTCTATGCTTCTGAGGATCCGGGATTCTATGATTTGATTGATAGTTATACATCGGACCGGGATGATCAAGCGATGCTGTCGCTGATTTCGAATCTCTACCGTTTTTCTCGATCCTTACCTGACCCAGAAGCGTTTTACGCGCATTTGATCAGTCAGTACGATCAGCCGATTGACCCGGACGATTCGCCACTTATGCAACGATTGGTCGAACTGGAATGGGAGACATTGTCGAATCTGTTGGGACGTTACCGAGAACTAGCGTTTGAATTGGAACAGTCCGGATATACGGAAATGGGACAGATGATGCGACAGGATATGGCTCCGTTTGGAGTACTTGAAACGTCAGCGCGGCGATGGTCGATGGTTGCGTTTGCCTTTCAAGCAGTGGAGTTCGGTCGCTGGAAAAGTCCGCGTGGGGATGAAGGAATCAAACCGTTCCAGACAGAGCGAACACGTCTTGTTGCAGAGTTTAAAAAGATGAAGGAACTGTTCGTTCAAAAAACAGGTGTCGATTACTTGGAGGATTTACGATCCCAGTTACGACACGTAGAGACGATCGTCACACTCGTGCGTCAATTCGCAAATGATTATCTCGAAGCGAAACAACAACGAGGAATCGTTGATTTTTCAGATCTTGAACATTTTGCATTAGAGATCTTGACGGATGAAGGACAACCGTCAGACGTAGCAAAGCTTCTGAAGGAGCGCTTCGTTGAGGTACTCGTTGACGAATACCAAGATACGAATGAAGTACAGGAACGCATCATCCAACTGGTCTCAAAAACGGATGAGGCGACAGGGAATTTATTCATGGTCGGAGATGTCAAACAATCCATCTATAAATTTCGTCATGCTGAACCAGGATTGTTCCTAGAAAAATTCAAACGATTCCAGCAGACGGACGTCGGAACACGGATCGATTTAACGAAAAACTTCCGAAGTCGTCTTGAGGTGCTGGATGGAACGAATCAAATCTTTCGACAAGTCATGGATGAGACGGTTGGAGAAATTGATTACGATGAAGCCGCCCATCTTCGACTCGGTAATCTGAGTTATCTCGAATCGGAGCAAGTCGCACCTGAATTACTTTTAATCGATCCGCTAGATAGTGAAAAGGAAGAGGTTGAAGCACGAGCGATTGCGACGCGGATTCTAGAACTCGTCGACTCCAAACATCCACATCTGATCTATGATGCGAAAGCGAACCGATTCCGAACTTGTGAATACCGCGATATCGTCGTCTTAGCACGGTCGCGTGGTAAGCGTGTCCAAGCACTTGTCGAGGTACTTGAACAGTATGAGATTCCAGTTTATGCGGATACGACGGGTGGATATTTCCAAGCGACGGAAATTCAAATCATGATGGCGTTGCTTAAGACGATCGATAATCCGCTTCAAGACATCCCGCTCGCGAGTCTGTTACGATCGCCGATTTTCAGTGTGGCGGATCGCGATTTGGGACGGATTCGAGCAAAACAAAAAGAAGGAAGCTTTTATGAGGCGGCACTTGCGATGGCGTCAGAGGAGTCGGAACTCGGTATTCGAATCGATGAGATCATCCGTCAGATTCAAGCATGGCGAACCGAGGCGCGTGGGAGTGCGCTTCCAACCTTCATTCGGTCGTTGTTTGATCAGACCGGCTATTTTGAGTATGTCGGCTGTCTCGCCGGAGGCAGAAGTCGTCAAGCTAACTTGAATGCCTTATATGAGCGGGCGAAGCAATATGAGACGTCCGGCTATCGTGGGTTGTATCGTTTTCTCCGTCTAATTAATCGGTTGATCGAACGAGGAGAAGACTTCGCGGAAGCTCGTTCACTCGGTGAAGACGAAGATGTTGTCCGCATCATGACGATTCACCAGTCAAAAGGACTCGAGTTCCCAGTGACGATTGTCAGCCAATTGACGAAGCAATTCAATAAACAGGATCAGATGCAAGCGATCCAGTTGCATAAGACGTATGGTATTGCTCTGGATGCAATCGATCCAATCCGTCGTTTGCGATCCGGAACGTTGCTGAAAGAAGTCATCCGCCGGGAAATGGATCGAGAAATGAAGGCGGAAGAGATGCGGGTTCTGTATGTCGCGATGACCCGGGCAAAAGAAAAGCTGATTCTCGTTGGAACAGTCAAGGATTTAGAAGATCAAATGGCGACTTGGCAGATGACACCACCCGATGAAGTCCTGTTACCGGAAAATGATCGGCGCCAAGCGAAAAGTTATGCGGAATGGGTCGTCCCGGCAGTCTTGCGCAGCAGCTTACTGCGTCCGGATGAGACGAACTGGTCGATTCGCGCGATGTCGTTGGAGGAATTAGCACCGTACCAAGAGATTTCAACGCTTGTGGAGCAACTTGAGCACGTCCAGCAGCTTGAAAAAATCGACGTCCCGGTCAATTCACACGTCAAAGAAATTGTCGAGTCGGCGTTTTCGTATCAGTATCCGCATCTACTCGCGACAGAGACGGCAGCGAAACAGACCGTCACGGAACTGAAGCGTGCGGAACAACTCGAGCGCGCAGCCTTTGAAACAACGTATCGTCAAACGACCTATTATCGAACACCACAATTTCTCGGACCCGTACTCAGTGGAGCGGAACGAGGAACGGTCTTACACTTAGCGATGCAATTATATGAACCGGATATAGCGCTTACGCAACAGATCGATCAATGGGAAGCGACGGAACGGATTACGCCCATCGAAGCAACGACGATGCGAGAAGCAACAGCACAATTACAAGGATTCCTCGATTCCGAGATCGGGCGATTGTTCGATGAACGACTACGGACGAATCATGTCTATCGAGAGTTGCCGTTTACGTATAAAATCGAGGCGGCACGTTTCCGGAAAGACTGGACGGGTCCTTCAGACGATGCTGTCATGCAAGGAATCGTCGACTGCTTGATTCAAGATGGAGAGTCGTATATCTTGCTCGATTATAAATCGGATCAAATTGTTACGACGGAAGTCGGACAGACACCTGCTGATATGTTACGAGAACGATATGCGACTCAGCTGAACCTGTATCAAGAAGCGTTAGAAGCCATTCTTCATATTCGAATCTCGCGGAAAGCCATCTATGCTTTTGCTTTAGGAGAAACGATTGATTTAGTTTAA
- a CDS encoding competence protein ComK: MSYPITEETLALIPRYGQYGEPQTLVIKEHSESILDGHPIKLIEESCLYFGSSMRGRIEAARHILGPNRKTPVLVDWQAQTIFFPTTAKEKAECIWINFKQMKTVQKKSGKVQVEFQTGQCIDTDASAYSIERQRIKTLELAYEMQRRFQLPEFKNR, translated from the coding sequence ATGTCATACCCAATCACGGAAGAAACGTTAGCCTTGATCCCGCGATACGGTCAATACGGTGAACCGCAGACACTCGTCATCAAGGAACATTCTGAAAGTATTTTAGATGGTCATCCCATTAAGCTGATTGAAGAATCCTGTTTGTATTTTGGTTCGTCCATGCGTGGAAGAATCGAAGCAGCACGGCATATTCTTGGTCCGAACCGAAAGACCCCTGTTTTAGTGGATTGGCAAGCACAAACGATTTTCTTTCCGACGACCGCAAAAGAAAAGGCGGAATGTATTTGGATTAATTTTAAACAGATGAAGACTGTTCAGAAAAAATCCGGTAAAGTACAAGTCGAATTTCAGACAGGTCAATGTATCGATACGGATGCATCCGCATACAGCATTGAACGACAACGGATTAAAACACTGGAACTGGCTTATGAAATGCAGCGTCGTTTTCAGTTGCCGGAGTTTAAGAATCGGTGA
- a CDS encoding truncated hemoglobin encodes MSLYETIGGEHILTSLVRSFYHQVYHDSLLRPLFPEDRQRVEQAQLVFLTQLTGGPRDPDQPPASLAMIHRLLPIQKEHAIRWLELMEVAALDTIPNDEARLQLLERLRIGAMNVLRVCEAHQMD; translated from the coding sequence TTGTCACTTTACGAAACCATCGGAGGCGAGCATATACTCACATCCTTGGTTCGCTCGTTCTATCATCAAGTCTACCATGATTCACTGTTGCGACCGTTATTCCCTGAAGATCGGCAACGTGTCGAACAGGCACAACTCGTCTTCTTGACCCAATTGACAGGGGGACCGCGCGACCCGGATCAACCGCCGGCGAGTTTAGCGATGATTCACCGGTTATTACCGATTCAAAAAGAACATGCCATCCGTTGGTTGGAACTGATGGAAGTAGCTGCTCTTGATACAATTCCAAATGACGAAGCACGACTTCAACTACTCGAGCGATTACGAATTGGCGCGATGAATGTACTACGCGTTTGTGAAGCACACCAGATGGACTGA